The Theobroma cacao cultivar B97-61/B2 chromosome 1, Criollo_cocoa_genome_V2, whole genome shotgun sequence genome contains the following window.
CATAACTTACTGCTTTTAGTTtctgatctttttttttccgctttttttctttttgatttttgttgcCTGTGGTTCTCTTAAGCTAATTGTCTATGTGCCTTAGGCCCTATTGTTTCCAATCAAGAAACCAAACATTTTAGTAACTGGATGGCTTTGTACAgtcctttttcttattttcagcCTCATCCTTTGGATTTGGGTACATCTGTGAACTGTTTTGGTTCTTTTTCCTGCGATTGTTTGTTGTACACTTGACAACAAGGCAAAACAAGTTTATGGGAACAGGAGAATGAATTTGACctcataaattaaattatctgGCGCTTGCTTGTATGTCagtctttctctttttaatcTTCCAATTGCTTCCTCAAGTCATCAACTCTCTTATATCATACAAGAAACCGTGGATATGGTACTTTCCAACTGTTTGTGAAATTCCTGAAACTTCCCAATCCTGCAAGTTTCCATCATAAATAGAGACCATGCTCTCCCTGCAACATAGAAAGGCTTTGAATTCAATGGTTTACCTCTCTGTGGAAAAACCATGGTTACATTTGGTTCAAACATTTTCTGCAATTCTCATGCAGCACCAAGGGAAAACTGATCATTGCTTTCAACAAAACTGCACCTGCCTAAAGTTTTTGGTTGGAAAAACCCCGCAGCTGAAAAAGTTTGTTAGACATCTTTCTGCTAGCTTTTCAACCGGATAATAATCCCTTTTGACATTCCTGATAAGCACAATAATTAAAGTGATAAGGTATGTTTAAGTTGGATTTTTGTGTTAAACGAGGGCTAAAAGATTTATCGGAAACTGCTGACATTGATGCTGAACCGTGGTTCATAGATTCATGGCACTTCAGATGGTCTTAAAAAGGATCCAATCCATCAAGATGTCCATTTTGATGGGTGCAATACATAATTAAACCTCATTATGTATAATGTATGATGATAGTTTATGCATGCCAACCCTTGTATAATTAATACATTGAgtttataattctttttaatgcCTCCCCCTAATGAGATCACATGGGTCTTGCACCATTGGACCCCCACATGATTAGTTTCTTTAAACTCTTGTCTCTCTTTTTTCCCCTCCTACCATGAAAGTTCTTCATTGATAATCTAACTAAGCTTTtcttaaacaaaattataataatatttaaggGTAAAGCCCATGTTGCATATGActatgagagagagagagaaattatttatttacgGAACTCCAATTTGTTCAATTTCTTAAGACTTGGGACATGAAATTAACCACCCCCATAAAAAGAAATGGTTTCAATGATGATTGATGcatatgtttgtcttaattctTATTCCTTTTAATGATAGTAGGTTGTTATTCTCAAAATACTGCAGAGAAATTTACTTTTGGACAACCTATAAATCCCTATGATTCGTTGATTGCTTTGCCTTAATTGATTTCTTACCAAATTCTTGAAACTTGTTTGAGTTGGGGTCAATGGTGAAGATGGTGACAGGGTAGTGAGTCTGCTTAAGTCTTCACCTTGTTTAAGCAATGATTAAGACGGGAGCTTGAGCTTTGTGTAAAGCAAGTCTATATCATTGGGCTAATGTAACAACTTCTACCACTATTTTAgaattaattgaatttgttaattcgtttttttttttaaattaaccGATTGAGAATGACGGTTTATTTTGATTACTGTAATTGGTTTTGGGTGTctaaatttataattgaaatgTCTTTTTCTTagtaacaataattttcattttatttcattttgtgACAAATTCCATATAAATGCAACTTGTTTTGCAAGTGGGGGAATGGGAAATTAGAGGAGGAGTTGCCACGTGCCTAGCATGTGGTCAccattttggttttttttttttagattttcttaaaaattcacagcataattttattaaaaaagctTGAGcacaataattaattaatattacatttaaactaatcatttttttatatataagggaaaagattaaaatgaCTTATTACATCATTTTAGGCCATGATATATCTAAACTATCagcaattaaataaaaacataagaagatattttttatttatatactctatcataaaaacaaattttattttgcaatAAAATTCCAAATGTAAATACCTTTGATCCAAAACTATTAATCTTTTCAATTActtattttttctatataCTATTTCTAATTTACTAAAGTTTCAATTCTTACATACttaaaaatcttaattttttttaaagagaaattgtttaagttatatatatatatatattattttgatccttaatacttttattttctttcaaccATATTGTCTAATAATCATGTCTTAGATTTCAGTTAATGAGATCAACATTTTTAGCCTCCCATGCAAGGTTCTTCATGGCCCTTAACGAAAAAAAACGTGAAAACTTTATGATAAAGAATACTCAttctttttatcaaaatattattaaattctattaaaaatattatttaatacaTTAATGATGAGaacttattaattttataaatcaatttatatgattatcatgtatttatttaataattaaataattattttttaaaatatactCTAAATAAACacatcttaattttttaaatttactgagcaaaatttataaactctatttaaaaaaagaaaaatattaaacattattcaactcggattatatatatatatattctccAGGATATGATTTATTGTTTTGTATATGTTTAAAGagtaaattttgaatttttttaatttaaaaaatatatataacagaAGCAATTAATTACTATAGAAGCTTTTCTAACGTGCAGCCTGCAGATCAAAGAAGCTTGTCCTAACGACCTTTAATGACACGTGGAGAACATGCATTGGTTAAAGCAAAAGGGCCCCAAAATCATCTGTTGAAATATTCCAATCAAGAAGTGCGCGGAGGCCCAATCCAACAATGGTGACTGATTGTCTCATGTGCTGCATCGTTTGGGGACAGTGAGATTGAAAATGACAACCAGAAATGGGATGGATATGTATCTCTGTGCCTAAAACGACGGGGCCCAGGATGAATGGTCGTGATCGTACGATCGAGCCACTTGTACGGAGGACCCAATACAAGACCGAGTGTAGATGAAGCCAGTCCAAAGATCTACGGACAGAAATGGAAGGCAGGGAGAAGTGGGCCCCTGCCCTTTTTCTTGCCTGAATCCCTGAGGTCTCGAGGCCAGTAAATGAACATGGAAACATGTCCATTTGCAGATCAGATACAGACCTTCCTAGTGAATTGTCTTTGTCAACAAAGATTAAGCAATCTTTACGGTCTGATCCATGCTGTTTCGGGAGAATCACCATCTGATTGCCCAAAGGTTGCCGCAAGGTGGGTGACATTGAGCCAAGGGGGAAATTCATAGATTTTgaggatttttcttttcaaggcAAGCTTTTCAATGCCTACTTTCCTTATCCTAACTAAACCATGGATAATCTCCCACCATGGCAATAGATTTCTTCACATTAATGATTAGACTCAAGACactattacatttttaccaaaatagtGACCATGGGGTACTTAATCCAAAATTTCTCAACAACCAGTCATAACATTTGAGCTCTCTAACTTGTCCATTGAtgaaagaaagtgaaagagatTGGTTGTGTACAATTATTGCTtgcatgttttgagagataaGTGGTAATATTTATGAAAAGAGACGTTAATATGCTAACGAGATATGATGACATGATGaaattcaaatgaaaacaTCAACAAACATAATACGAGatcgataaaatttgagatgagaaaaaaaatgtgagtatGAGTTTTGAAAAATTCTCTTGAATTGTTGTCCTTTTTTCATCCTATTTACCAGAGAGTAGAATTTTGAAACCTTGGGTCAACATTAGATTGACAAAAGGGAGcctgaaaatgaaatttctcaAAGATAGTACATGTCAAGAACATGATTGAGTCAGTATGCCGGGACGTACTACAATGTTTAATACTTTGGCAATTGGAGGGTTTTGTACTTCAGACCAAGATCATTCCGTGTTCTGACAtgggattttcttttctccctccCCTTCCATCATAATCCAGAATTACTTTTCCCCTTCTTCCAAACTCTAGGTCATGCTAAGTTTCAAGTTGGTATAGcttttttcttaactcataCGTGTACCTGTTCAATTCAACTACGTGTGTTCTTTCTTGTAAGTTATGACTTTCCCTGGAGATTCCATTTTCTAAACTTGGGAAAACTCTGAAAGGAAATAGAGTTTTAGCTAGAAACGATCGAGTCTTTATGATCCAAGCTAATgctttttctcaattttggcAGTTCTCTTCTAAAGTTTTTATCAGGTATCAGATACAGATAGCTATCAATAATTCAGTATGTACTTAAATTACTGCACCAGTAAATCAAAAGGACCACCATTTTTACCCTTTCAAACTCATGCTGGAGGTGCCAAAGGAAGCCACGATTGGATATAACTGGTCAACTACGAGAACAGATAAATCAATTCATATGGTGAATCCAGGATGTCTCTCTTTGAAAGCGACGAAGGATCGGTGAATTACGTTGATGCTTTAATAACCAAGATTGGGAAAGGCACAGCTCATGGTCTAGGAACagaaagaatattttttcttaCCCATAAATGGGATTTTAGAAAGACAATGTAGAGTCAATTTCAGGGGGTTTAAGGGCTGTCTTAAGTAGTAGTTAGCTGGAGCTCTTGCCTTCCACAAACTAAAGGGAAACCCCACATGAAAATTTTCTGGCCCCTCACCCCCACAAAGTAGCTTTCATGAAACAAAGACAAGTTCCTTACGAACCAAAGTGTCTGAAAGAAACAATGATGAGGATTAATACATAAGAGGCCTTAACTAGAAGAGTCATAAGGCGAAAATGAGCTGGTCTTTTAGCAAAAGAGATTGAAATTATGGTGATTAGTGATTGGAGTAACAATATATCTATggggttctttttttttttgttttgctctTAGGTGCGTGGCCCATTTGGGGGAAGGAAAGGGAAAGAACATAAGCAAATGAATGGAAAAGTGGCTTTCCCCTTATCATTCTTGGATGGACCTGCCATTGTTGCCTTTAGTCACCTCAACAGTTGAAAGCAGATTCCAGGGAATTGAAGAGGAcgcgagagagagagagagagagagaaagggagcaGGATTTAGCTAGGCTGGGCATCTTCTAGATATGGAAGCCCATAAAAGTGGCACactttctttatatttttttctttgaagcTCTTAAAAAATCACCCTTCCCTGGAAAGTATAATGATAAACAACTTTTCATTAAGGAATTGAGGTAAGCACTTTTGTCTCGAAGAAGCCTCCTAGGAGTGAGGGATtcagtttttatgttttttggaAGAACAAAGATATGCTAGAGACTCGAGACATTTGCCAGCTTTTGTCCTCTTCAAAGTTCAAAACATGTTTTGGTGGGTCACTAACCCAAAGCCTAATCCTGTAATTCAACCACCATTTCCTGTGCATCTTAACCCACAATCACCTTGTAAaactttcatttttcttttctagagCTTACAAAATGCATAGAAAAAAACACACAAATGGGTCCCCTCTTTGCATGGGTAAAGAATATCGAAAAggttgaaaaaggaaaaataccAGCAATCCAATTACCCTGCATTGGTGCTTTGGAATGCTGAAAATCTTCTTCAGATGGGCCAAAACAAAGTTTATTAGGGTTAATTACAAGAGTATATACTATtctttattgttattttattacttaATCATGATTCTCAAATCATCAACCAGATCTTTTTTCCCACAAAGATACATATGCCACAGTGATAATATTGTTATTAATTTGATCACAAGGCATTTCACGTTGTTGCTAGAAACATGCACATTCCTGTAACGTATCTTGCTCACGACAAGCTGTAAAGAAGGCTGAAAGTCTTTCAGGATATGATCTCTCTTGCCCGAGGTTGATGCTCTCTTTTTGCCCCCCTCGGCCCTTTAGGGAGTTGATGTTTCCTTAGCATCGAAGCAATCTGATGTTTATGATCATGTGGTGTTCTTGTTATAATTAACCCCCTAGTCTATATATTTGCTGACATGACTCTATCACAGTTTAATAATCCAATGAATTCCCATGATTTCTTCATAGTGAAACAGTATTTCCCCTTGATCTGCCACATGCATATGAGCACCCCAATTATATTATGTAACCACAAGCTAATAATTATGGTTTCAATTCTCAACCTTCAACAGAATGCAGCAAAGGAAAAGTGAGAGAATTGGTTGAGCCATGTAGTGCACAATGATTGCAGACTTTTAACACACATGCCAAGACCCATCACTTGGTACCAAAAATGAAatacaaatcaaaacaataagatTAAGATAATAGtactaaaatacttaaaacaGAAAGAGAatagggggggggggggaaaCCAGGGAAGCTAAAGCCAAAAACCTTGTGAGCATCCAAGGCAATATGCCTCCAGAAAAAGTAAtagaaagaaaagcaaaaggtGGTAATGAGGTGGAGATGTGGTGGGGTGGCGTAGCTGAGATACATGGGTGTGCGTGTGCAAGAAAAGTAAGGGTTTTCATCAGACAATCTTTtgcttctctctctctctcacacacTCACTCTCATTCTTCACTTTAATAGATGCTTGCCCACCATATCTTCTCCAACTCTTCTTTAAGTTTCCttcattgttttattttaaattttcctctctctttGCTCTATCTCTTTCCCTCTTTTCcatccttttctttctccatTTTCTAGTCAGCTTAGAAACAACGCGTTCTTTGCGTCCCAcacattttcttctcttctttctctttctatgTTGTGTGGTTTTTCCCCTTTTATGCCAAAACTAAAAAGTAAGCACTAATGCTTGTCAAAAGCCAATTATGGTAGGACCTCCATTAACAAACATAACATCCTAATTGGCTTCTTCCCTCTCTTCATCCTCaagcctctctctctctctctctcataaATTTAGTGGAGGTTTGGCTCCACAGGGACTTTGCATGGATGACTTGGCTATAAGGCCTCCAAACCAGCGTCTTTAGTTTCATTTTTATCCcatccttcttctcttttctttctctttttgtatttttggaaaaattccATGAAAGCCAAAGGTCAACCCCGTACGTTCATTATTGCTCAAGTCTTTTTCCACCTTTTATACtcctttttattcttatttctctGCTTGTTATCATAATTCAATGTGTCCAAAGTccaataaataaagaaaaaaataagtttttttatgaaattaagaatggTGGGGTGGCACACCAACACCAAACCGAGCCTTCCCAAACCTGGTGTAGTTCTTGGAGTTGACCCCAAAGAAGCAAAAATGAcataaagaaaagaacaaagaagaagaaaccgACAGCGATTTTGATTTGGGCAAACACATTTGCTTGGGTTGgagttttgtcatttttccaTGACATAGTGCTAAAACAGACAACTCcatgtgaaaattttaaagggTTTGGCAGCCTCTTGTGTACATGGGGGCTTTGTCTTTGTGGTTGTTGCCTTCACGAAATAATTGGGTCACCGCCCTTtcttgaattcttttcttctttctcagTTCTTTCAGTGATGAGATCGGAGAAGACTTCCTCTTCCACAACACTGTACTAATTATTATAAGTACACTATAAATTTAGACGGCACAAAGAGTTGACCATTGATGATTGGTTGAATTCATTTTGCCGCTgaaatctctctctcttgaaTGATTGATGGATTAGATGGAGATCTCTTAGTGTCTTGCCCCCTTTAGATCCTTTGTCTCTTACTAAGCTCTCTGAGTTAGAACATGTTCAAACTCGAAAAGCCATCTATATTTTCTTTAGTAAAACCAATCATCTGAAACAGGATTAACATTAACAGATCAATGGTAAGATTCGATGAGTAGTAGTTAGCAAATGATTATACTCTTAGCTTGATTAACTTAGATTTGAATGTATAAGGTAGAAATTATGTAACAAAATTGAGGTGTATGTCCaacatttaatgtaaaatttgaCTTGAGATTGGAGGCTGTTGATTAGGGCATGGTaccaaaaaagtaaaaatcaaaCATGATTTGTTTTCTGTTGCTGAGATTGGTGGTGGAACCGACAACATGGAGGAGTAACATCAAGTCATTATCATAACCACCAAGATCATAATGAAAAGATTGAAGCTTAGCCCATGTTATTATTGTAATGTGGTTATTATTTGAAAGCTGAGCAAGTGGCTAAACGACgaagaagaaacaaatggGTTAGGATGCCATGTGAAACCCAGGTGGTGGTTAGTCTTATTACACAACCGGCCTCCTATCCAACCCAAAAAGGTGGGACAAAAGATTATAGTACCTGTCTTGTCTGCTATCAAAATCAGCGCTTTATTGAGCCCTGATTGAGCCCATATTTGGTCCATTAACGATTACAATTGTATAATGCATGCTATATTCTTCAAATAATCGTATTGGCATGTTCATTTTCAGTTCCACATTAGTCGtacatttttatcttttattcaaGTTGGTCATATTATTACAAGGAAAAATTCCCACAAATTAAAAGCAAAACCGCATCATGTCCAAATGCACCTTGGTctagataaaatttgagaaaggtgtataaaaatttaactccAAGAGTTGACAATCGAGTAAAAATATGGGGATGGCAGAGCTGCAAATGCAATCTCAGCTTCCTTCTTTAAGAGCAAGTAGAATGAATTTACCCCTGCAAATATCCATCAAATTTGCTTCTGCAATCCTTTTAATATCCAAAAAGACAAAGGAGAATTTCTATCTGGTATTATTCTCTCTTGATattggtcaaaattttacatatcAAACGCCATAGACCGGTAATAAGATTTTGACAAAAGAGTATGCAAGTGCACCTGTGAATATGTAACTATCCACTCTGTCAAGTATTCCACCTGCATGACAATGCACACATGTTAACGTAATGATGACAAATGGTTTCTCAAGTTTTTTAGCACCAAATTACTCTAGCCAAATCATAAGAGCATCTATCTTTCAATTATTTCGAGTAGCAAACTTCTTGTTCACTCTCTGAGTATTGGAAATTAATTCAACTTGTAAGATAACTTAAAATATGCACAACTATAATTACCATGCCCAGGTATTAGGGAGCCGGAGTCCTTAACACCAGCATCGCGCTTGATCATTGATTCAGTCAGATCACCAAAAACAGACCCAAAGAAGTTCAGAAACCCAAAGGCTATCGCACTGACAATGATGAAATAAATATGTCAAGTActtgttaataaaaaatttcaaaagaaaaataaactaaaatattcAGAGTTGTATAGATGTGGGTCAAGTTCATAGAATCCATGTTCGTTTATAAATATAACAGAGCAATCCAGTCATCCCCATGTTTGGCTCCTGGAATGATGAAAGCACTTACACTGATCCTAGTCAAAAGATTTggtttaatttaaaaaataaaaaatcatcgTTTGTCATGGTTACTCAAATTCCGTGTGCATGTGCCTACATACAGAAAGAGGCAGAAATCTTCAGAAAACACATTAGAAGCTCATGGTTCACATGCCATTGGACTAACGGATGTGTGCATGCATGTAAAGTACATGATCCCAAATGGATGCAACCATTGCTTTAcatattaatgaaaataaatgattttgtaCACCTTTGGTCCTCTCAATGAAGATACCTTACACTGTTGCTATAGCTTTCCAATCCTAATAGGCTCAAGAGATATGTCAACCAAAAAAAGTATTCTGAGGCAAACGCTTGTCTTTTGTGGGAATGGATTCCAGTGATCTTTAAGTTACAATGggcgtgtgtgtgtgtgtgtgtgagagagagagagagagagcaagCTACTTTTGGATCACAAGATATTTAATACAACATTACTTGAGAGATAGATTGAATACCTTAGCCAAGATGCTGGCCAGCTAAAAATCTTTGACAATACAACAGAAGTTGCTATACAACCACCCAAACCAACAATAGCTCCTTCCCATGTCTTCTTTGGACTTATATTAGTAAGTGGTGTCCTACCAATGGCCTGGATCAGAACAAGGTAACAAAAACAATCATGCTCATCGGAAAATATGCCCACCAATTAAAATGTAAGGAAAAATTTGTCCTCATGCCATTTAAATAACtgtattttttgaaatttaattgaaaaataaccaaaaatataCTAACAAAGTGATGCCAGCAGCACTGAGCTCTAACATACTAacagttttaatttaataagtgAAGCAAAGTCTTGTTGATCAAGCCCATATACCTTTCCACCCAAAAAAGCATATGTATCTGCGGCAATTATGCTGCTGACAGAAATCAAAGTTGCCACAAGGCCGACTGTCCAATGAGCTTGGCCACCAAGAAGAAAAGGCCATCCTGCTCCTAGTCCTGTCAAAAAGAAGCTGCTTAATAAAACAGTTTGGTGAAAATCATCACCCCACTCCCCCTTTTTTCCTAAACCATACATGAAAATGAACCAGAAGCCAGAAGACATGAAGTTTCACATTTACGGAAAGAAAAGCTGTTTCAAGATCCATGATTcagaaatttcaaaattctaatTGAAACCACCAACTTTTCAGCCAAAACAGTATATAAGCTCTGActtcaaatgaaaataataaattccaTTTTCAGTTCTAATTAGTCTACTTAGCAAATATCagttttcatggaaaattacTCAAATATTCGAGTTTACCAGCAGAAAAGAGTAAAAATCCAAATTCTTACTAGTATTCAAAGCAGGTGCTGCTAAACCACATCTAAGCTTAACCCAGAAACAAGGGAGGTAGCCACAATAAAATAGCCCAAACATGGTACTGCTCAGCTGAGCAAAACGAGGATTTCCTCTTTGCAAGAGCAATGACATAGCCACAACAAATGCAGCGGATGTAACCGAAATATCAATATTGCCAAAGTACCTGACAATATAGCAGAAACACCAAATAAATTACAGCaccaaatcatttttaaaagcttCTACACGCAAAGTAGGAATTGAACATATTTGGAACGCAAGATGTTGCATTCCAAATAAAGACAATGGAAACAAAATCTTAGAAGATCCCTTATAATACAATCAGAGAAGATAAGGTATATCCATCAATCTTACAAGGTAAGTATGGGCATGAGGGCACAAATAACAGAGCAAACTCGTGAGACATATCTTGGAGGAGGTGTCATTCCAGCAGCAATTCCACGGCTCCTTACCAACTCAAAATACTCACGTGCACCGAGGAAAACAGCAGCAGCCAAAGCCACAGTGAAAACCCATCCCCCAGCTAATACAGCACCTCCAACAGAGATACCAATACCAAGTCCAGAAACAATCCTTTTCCTCAACTGACTTGATTTATGCTGTTGCTCAGAAAGAGCATCCGCCTTCACCGTTGGTAAAATATGGCCTTTGTCAACTTCCTACAACACAGCAGTCTCAGGAACCATCTTACACAACAGTTTCAATTTACCTATTGAACAAAACTTGAGAATTGAAACTTAGATAATAACTAATCATGCATGAATATTTCCAATTATCTACCAATCACTTCCAAAATTctcaaataacaaaattattcaaaacCCTTAGTTCCAATTCCAAGTTCtcatttttttgcttttcttaagAATTGAAGCTCTTCAGACATCAATATgcaacaaataattttttgacgAGTTCCAAATTCTGATTCTAAAGTAAAAAGCGAAAAACACAACTTTGAACCCATGAAAGAAACAAATAGGAGGACAGCTATAAGTAAAGGTACCTCCTTGGTATTGCTTTCGTCGAGACTTTCCGGTTCAGCTCGCGCCACAGCCGTAATAACCCGCCGGTTGATGTAAATACGGGCAGAACGAACCGGGACGACTAATTCGGATCCATCAAAGACTaacttaagcttgagtttAGGGACTCCCCTTCGACTGAGAGTTAGGGTTTTGTTGGATAAGGGACGGCATGGG
Protein-coding sequences here:
- the LOC18614356 gene encoding phosphatidate cytidylyltransferase 4, chloroplastic → MASFVETDRYNLIPLSVTSLCGCPCRPLSNKTLTLSRRGVPKLKLKLVFDGSELVVPVRSARIYINRRVITAVARAEPESLDESNTKEEVDKGHILPTVKADALSEQQHKSSQLRKRIVSGLGIGISVGGAVLAGGWVFTVALAAAVFLGAREYFELVRSRGIAAGMTPPPRYVSRVCSVICALMPILTLYFGNIDISVTSAAFVVAMSLLLQRGNPRFAQLSSTMFGLFYCGYLPCFWVKLRCGLAAPALNTRLGAGWPFLLGGQAHWTVGLVATLISVSSIIAADTYAFLGGKAIGRTPLTNISPKKTWEGAIVGLGGCIATSVVLSKIFSWPASWLSAIAFGFLNFFGSVFGDLTESMIKRDAGVKDSGSLIPGHGGILDRVDSYIFTGALAYSFVKILLPVYGV